ctaaaaatatttttcattAATCACAAGACTTACATCCATATTCACTGAACTCGCGAGTGAAACAAAATCTCCCCCTGTGTATTTAACTCCGATTTGACCAATAAGGGCCCCGTATAGTGAATATATTGTGATTATACATCTCTTTTGCGCAAAACTTTGGAATCGAATGCATTTACTAAATAATGGTGTATAAATGTTTTTATTCTGCAAAAATGAGTTTTTTGTGGCAAATATATAAATATTCAACCATACCTTGGAATATGTTCTTTAAATTCCTCAGAAGattttatacaaaatatatttgCGGGTAAAGAGTGGCAACAAAGGTCGGGTGTTTCCATTCCTAAAGATGTAATTTACATTgttcatttaaaatttaatttatttaccatttattCTTATGCTCTTTACATGGATCATTTTTGATGGATCCAACTCCCAAAAATCgatggaaaagaaggaTATTGTAAAGAAGCGCCTTGTGGTATTCTGCATATAAACTTTGTTAcccttttccaaatatgGAGTGTCGTAAAATACAAAACCTCTTGGGTTGAATTTTATTGTATTATGTACGACTATGCATTTTTTCCTAACTAAATCATGGACTTTAATGGGATGCCCTTCTTGTTTtatctgtaaaattttatGAGAGAGAATTccaaaaacaaaaataGTGTAGCCTCGCTAAATTTAATGTTACAGATTCTATTGTGCATATAAAATCATTTACCAGTAGTTGTGATACAAGTAGTTCCAAGAACTGCATCTTTCTATCTGGAACTATAGCGATTGATGCATCAACCTGTTTATCATGTATTTAGTACGAATCAGGGTGATTTATGAGGAAAAAATCTTGCAAATTAAATACCAATCTGTGCCCATCTTCTATATCAAAGAGAGATAATGGGAGTGAATCAATTCCTGGCTGCTCCAGCATTGCAATTAAACCGTCAGAAACTCTACATCTCCTTGAATTTTTATCCATCTCACCTTATTTCtataatgtaaatatttatgTGCAAAGGTGTAAATGCGAAAATTCAACTCAATAATTCCCCTTTGCTTACCTTGACAACCCCTGCCATTTATCTGAAATGCAAATTGATAGGTTCTCATATCCTAGAGGGGCATAATAAAATCTTGGCAAATACCCAAAATCTGTACATCTGACTGTTCAAATCAGCGGCTCCAATCCTCTTGTTAGAGTCTAAGTGTAATGCAGCATGTCCGAGATTTATGGCACATGAAATCTGCAAGGCGTACCGCAAAATTCGAAAAAGGCTGGATGGTTCA
This region of Theileria equi strain WA chromosome 1, complete sequence genomic DNA includes:
- a CDS encoding hypothetical protein (encoded by transcript BEWA_022990A); the encoded protein is MDKNSRRCRVSDGLIAMLEQPGIDSLPLSLFDIEDGHRLVDASIAIVPDRKMQFLELLVSQLLIKQEGHPIKVHDLVRKKCIVVHNTIKFNPRGFVFYDTPYLEKGNKVYMQNTTRRFFTISFFSIDFWELDPSKMIHVKSIRINGK